TATCTGGGGGGAGGGAGGGAGAAGGCTGGTGTCCTTCGGGGGCACATGGGTGAGGGGGAGGGGAGAGGCTGTAACCAGGGCCGAGGGAGGGGGAGGGGAGGAGAAGCTGCTAGGCTTTTTAGCAACCATCAAAATCGCAGCAATGCGTTGCTTTGCAGCATCTAGGGTTTCTTGCTGCTGATGGAGCCACTGCTGGAGATCAGAGGGTTCGGTCTGGCTAATCCCTAACAGTAAATCGACGCCCTGGAGTAACTGATCAATGTCATCCGCGTCCAGCATCACCTTCTGATTCTGGGCAGCGACAAAGCAATCTTCCATCACATGGGCCAGATGGACGGCGGCATCAATGGAGACAACCCTTGCTGCTCCTTTGATCGAGTGAGCAGCCCGCATCAGCGACTCCAATGCTTGGGGGGAGTGGGTCTGAGCTTCTAAGGCTAGCAGCCCTGTGTTCAAAATATTGGCCTGGGCTTCCACCTCTAGGCGGAATAGGTCTAGCATCGACGTATCCCCAAGACTGGCAGGCTCTTCAGGGGTGGCCTCGGCAATCTCCCTGGGGGCTGATTCCGGGACGGCTAGGGGCAGGGATGCGATCGCGATCTCTAGGGGGAGTTCAGGGGGTGAGGGTCGCTGGCCGGGATGTAAATCATGGGCGATCGCTTCTAGGGTCGAGGCGATCTCTGGTTGGTTTGCTGCCAACCAGTCGGGCAGTTCCGTCTCTTCAACCTGGCTGATCTGGTGCAACCAATCCAAGCCTCGCCACAGCGTTGCAAATTGATCTGAAGGACGGGAAGTCAGGGGCAGTGCTACCAGACTGGTTTCTAAGCCAGAGGCCAGATTCACGGCAGCTTCAACTTCCAGGAGCTTAGCAATACCCTGAATGGTTCGAGTCGCACTTAATCCGGCTTCCATGACTGACGGGGAGGATGTACCTTCATCCAGTGCGGACAATCCTGCTCTCACCAAGGGAATTTGGGTCTGAACTTCTAACCGAAATAAGTCCCACAGGGAGAGTTCCTTGATGTCGCGTCCAGTTTCCGTCACAAGCTCTCCTCCGAGGTTGCCCATTGATACTTAAAAAATTTGCCGATTTAAGGTGGAAAACAATAGATCGGCATCGAGAAAATTCACGTTCTCGGTTTGCCAGGTTAGCACGCCTTGAGTGTAGGTCTCAGAGGCTTGGGAAATCACCACTGGAGGAGCTTGAAACTCTGATCGGTGAAAGCGGTAAATTCCATATATCTCATCCACGGGAAACACCCATTGATTCCCCCGGTGTTCGGTGACAATCAAGCGCTTGGAGTGGTTGTCTCCCCCCACACCAGCCGCTAATTCCTCCGGGGGCGTTAACTTCAACAAATGGCTCAGGGAGGCACAGAGCAACATTTCCCCGCGAATATTGAGTATGCCTAAAAACAAGGCATTACTACGATGGGGCACCGTATGAATGCGGCAAAGGTGGGTGACTTCTTGCAAGACGCTGACAGGCAAGGCCAATCGTTCATGGCTGAGTCGAAAGATAATCACCGAAATTGTATCGGTAGCGCGGTCAAGGGTTCTTTCTCCATGGCAAAGGGGCGCTGTGGTGGCTGCCAACACCTCTGTCCATTCTTGGAGATAGGCGGCAGGAGCGGCTCGTTCTAGCAAACTCCGACCGGCAGCAGAATAGACGGGACAATTGTGGCAGTGAATCACGGTTTTGAGTTCACCACAGGTGCGATCGCCCATGACCCCAATGCGATTCCAGCAATCATCCAAGAGCGGAATTGCTGCTGTTTCTGAGACTGTATGGAAATCACTATTCATCGCGTTCCTGCTGTATCCGTGGCAAAATCAATCATTTCTAGAAGTCAGCACTTTGAATCGAGAAATTTCTGTCCGTAGACCATTGGCAGCATCATCAAGCTGTTCTAATGCGCGATTGGTGGCTTGCAATGAATCGACCGTTTGCTGCGATACCTGACTGAGTTGCTCCATGGATTCACTAATTTGCTGAGCCCCCAAGGATTGTTCCTCCACACTCTGACTCACCTCCTCGAACTGTGGGGTCAGCCCCTGAACTTGCTGGATGGCTTCGGCAATCTGGTCGCTAATTCTACCCACATCTGCAACACTATTAACAACGGATGTAGTGAAGTTACCCATTTCCACCACCCCCGTCGAAACTGCCCATTGCATTTCTTTGATCATTTTTTCAATCTCTAGGGTCGCGACGGCGGTCTGATCGGCGAGGCGGCGAATTTCCCGCGCTACAACCGCAAAGCCAGTGCCGTATACTCCTGCCTTTTCAGCTTCGAGGGCCGCATTGAGGGAAAGCAAATTCGTCTGATCGGCCACAATTGTAATTGTGGTGATCACGCGACTAATGTTGGTGGCCTTGTCATTCATGACTTGTAACTTGGCGGAAATTAACTGAGTTGCTTCGAACAACTGACGCATCACCGTTTCCATGCGATTCAGTTCCCCTTGACTGCGGGCTGTAGCAATCTCAGTTTGGTCTGCCATTCCTGCCACCTGCTCCATGGTTTTCACCAGTTCTTTAGAGGTGGCAGCAATTTGATAGGCAGTTGTCGTCACCTGATTGGTTGAAGCCAGTTGCTCAGCCATGGTCGCTTCTAGATCTCTCCCTGATGCAGTAATTTGTGAAGTTGCCTCAGAGATTTGCCTCCCTGATTGCTGAATGCGATGCACCAAGGAATTTAAGTCTTTATTCATGCGGTAGAAAGCATTCTGCAACTGACCGATTTCATCTCGTTGATCAGCGGGGACAATTTGACTAGTGAGATCTCCGGCAGAGATTTTTTGGGCAATGTCTACTACCCCAGCAATCTTTTTACCCAAGGGCTTGGCAATGGTATTGCTAAAGAAAATAGCGAACATGATGGCAGTGCCTGGCCCTAGAAGAATGGCAATAAATGCCCAAAACTTGACATGAATTACATCCTTCGTCGAAACACGTTCTGTTTCATCCGCCAGATCTTCGTTAACCTTCAATACCTTTACGAGGGCCGTCGCCGCTTCTAGAAAAGGTTGATGATTGGCTTCGCCACGTTCCTGAAGCTGTCTAAAAGCTGCCAATGCAGCTCCAGAGTCTTCCCCATTCAGATGATGTTCTGCTAGCGTTTGATATTGTAAATTAAGCCGTAGAAACTCCAGATGAGCTTGCTCCCAGACCTTCCATTTCTGGAGAAATTCTTGGTATATTTTCTCCTCTAAGTCTGAGATATCAGCAGAGTTATACTGAGTGAACCCATTTTCAATTTGACTGAAGGCTAAGTCCATATGGGCAACATTAGCTGCCCGCTCGGCTTTGCTTAAATCAATATTCAACAAGCTTTGTTCTGACGACTGAATTTGAGTTTGACCTTCCCTGATCTTCCACAGGCCAGAAATACTGGGTAGGCTGTTGTTGGCTAAGGTATCAATGTGTTGACTTAGCTGTGAACTACTGCTTAAGCCAAACAAGGCCACAATGAGCACCAGCACCCCCATAAACATGAAGGCGGTGATCAGTCTTGCTTGCATGGATAAATTCTGGAACATCTCCTACTGCACTCCCGCTTCAAGACTGTGCTGCAAACGTTGAATCCGCTGCTGAAGGATCTGAGCGCTAATCAGATCGCCCTGATGTTGCTTCAACAACACCAAGTGAACCAATGCTTCATGGGAGTTAGGTTCCAGATACAGGGCTTTTTGAAAGCATTTCTCTGCCTGGGTATCCTCCTTGGTGGCCTGGTAGATCTGCCCTAATAGGAGGTAGGCAGCGGCACTGGTGCGATGCTGGCTCAGGTAGGTTTGACAGAGGGTTGCGGCGGTTGTCAATTGCCCTGCATTGGCTAAGGTTCTAGCCGTGTCCAGATCATATAGATCTTGGTCAGATTGTAATTGCGTGGGTGCTTGGCTCTGCAGTGGCAAGGGGGCTAGCTGCCTTTCTACCTTGGGGGATTGCTCTCGAAGATTGGGAGCAGATTGTGGGGATTTTGGGACTGAGAGTCTTGGTTGAGTCCTTTTTTTGAGTGACTTTTGAGACGGAGAGGTGGGAAGTAAGTCCACTGCAACTTTACGGAAACCAAAGGTAAAGGGTCGACGGATGGAAGTGTAATGGGGGGATGTGGCAAGTTGTCCGGTTTCAGAGGCTCCTAGAAATAACAACCCTCCCGACAACAGCCGCTGATCGATCGCTTGTAAGACCTGGGAACAGGCTTCTGGGTGGAGATAGATGAGCAAATTTCGGCAAAAAATAATGTCGTACTGCTTCGTCAGACGGGTCAAAACGGTCATCACATTTCCCTGTTGAAAATGTACCCGTTGGCGAATAAACGCACTCAATTCAAACCCCTCGGAGGTAGGCTGAAAATAGCGGCGGGGATCGATCCAGGCTTTGCCGCGGAAAGAATTCTTGGTATAAATACCCCGTTGGGCTTTGGCGATCGATTCATAGCTAATATCAATGGCATCGATGGCAAATCGCTCGGGGGGCACACCCGCCTCTAGGAACGCGATCGCGATGGAATAGGGCTCCTCCCCCGTAGAACAAGGGACACTGAGAATTTGCCAACGGCGGGCAGAATCAGCAACATAGTGCTGCAAATATTCAAAGGGTTTGCTATCTCGAAAGAACCAAGTTTCAGGAACCACCAGTTCCTCAATCAGGGCATCTAACTCGACACAGGAGGCTTGGACGCGCATCAGATACGTCTGTGGATCTGATAGTCCAGAGATGGCTTGACGGGTTGCGATCGCTCGGGCAATCCGTTTCAGGGTAATCGAGCTGGAATCGAAACCAATTTTTTGACTCAGTAACGTTGCGATCGCTGTTATGACCACAGCTGTCCTCCCCCTCCTTAAGCAGTCCTAAATCGGGCTATTTCCGACCGCAGTCCGTGGGCGACGCCATCCAGCCCTTCCAACGCCTGGTTGGTTTCTCGCAAGGCATCCGCCGTTTGCTGAGAGGCTTCACTGAGTTGCTCCATAGCCTCACTGATTTGCTGTGCCCCCAGGGATTGTTCCTCCATTGTTTGGTTCACCTGGTCAAACTGGGGGGTGAGTCCCTGTACTTGGTGAATGACCCGAGCAATCTGGTCGCTGATTCGGCCGACATCGGCAACGCTCAGAACCATTGACTGATTGAACTTATCCATTTCTACCACGCCCGTCGAGACTGCTGACTGCATCTCCTTAATCATTTGGGCGATTTCCAAGGTTGCAACCGCAGTTTGATCTGCCAGTCGGCGAATTTCCCGTGCTACTACGGCAAAACCTGCGCCATATTCTCCAGCTTTTTCAGCTTCGATCGCGGCATTTAATGACAACAGATTGGTTTGATCTGCAACCTTGTTAATGGCGGTAACTACGCTGTTAATATTGCTGGCTTTCTCACTCATGACACCAAATTTGGTGGCGATTGACTGGGTTGCTTCCGACAGCTTCCGCATCACGGACTC
The Neosynechococcus sphagnicola sy1 DNA segment above includes these coding regions:
- a CDS encoding Hpt domain-containing protein, whose product is MTETGRDIKELSLWDLFRLEVQTQIPLVRAGLSALDEGTSSPSVMEAGLSATRTIQGIAKLLEVEAAVNLASGLETSLVALPLTSRPSDQFATLWRGLDWLHQISQVEETELPDWLAANQPEIASTLEAIAHDLHPGQRPSPPELPLEIAIASLPLAVPESAPREIAEATPEEPASLGDTSMLDLFRLEVEAQANILNTGLLALEAQTHSPQALESLMRAAHSIKGAARVVSIDAAVHLAHVMEDCFVAAQNQKVMLDADDIDQLLQGVDLLLGISQTEPSDLQQWLHQQQETLDAAKQRIAAILMVAKKPSSFSSPPPPSALVTASPLPLTHVPPKDTSLLPPSPQI
- a CDS encoding chemotaxis protein CheW, with product MNSDFHTVSETAAIPLLDDCWNRIGVMGDRTCGELKTVIHCHNCPVYSAAGRSLLERAAPAAYLQEWTEVLAATTAPLCHGERTLDRATDTISVIIFRLSHERLALPVSVLQEVTHLCRIHTVPHRSNALFLGILNIRGEMLLCASLSHLLKLTPPEELAAGVGGDNHSKRLIVTEHRGNQWVFPVDEIYGIYRFHRSEFQAPPVVISQASETYTQGVLTWQTENVNFLDADLLFSTLNRQIF
- a CDS encoding methyl-accepting chemotaxis protein, coding for MFQNLSMQARLITAFMFMGVLVLIVALFGLSSSSQLSQHIDTLANNSLPSISGLWKIREGQTQIQSSEQSLLNIDLSKAERAANVAHMDLAFSQIENGFTQYNSADISDLEEKIYQEFLQKWKVWEQAHLEFLRLNLQYQTLAEHHLNGEDSGAALAAFRQLQERGEANHQPFLEAATALVKVLKVNEDLADETERVSTKDVIHVKFWAFIAILLGPGTAIMFAIFFSNTIAKPLGKKIAGVVDIAQKISAGDLTSQIVPADQRDEIGQLQNAFYRMNKDLNSLVHRIQQSGRQISEATSQITASGRDLEATMAEQLASTNQVTTTAYQIAATSKELVKTMEQVAGMADQTEIATARSQGELNRMETVMRQLFEATQLISAKLQVMNDKATNISRVITTITIVADQTNLLSLNAALEAEKAGVYGTGFAVVAREIRRLADQTAVATLEIEKMIKEMQWAVSTGVVEMGNFTTSVVNSVADVGRISDQIAEAIQQVQGLTPQFEEVSQSVEEQSLGAQQISESMEQLSQVSQQTVDSLQATNRALEQLDDAANGLRTEISRFKVLTSRND
- a CDS encoding CheR family methyltransferase, which produces MVITAIATLLSQKIGFDSSSITLKRIARAIATRQAISGLSDPQTYLMRVQASCVELDALIEELVVPETWFFRDSKPFEYLQHYVADSARRWQILSVPCSTGEEPYSIAIAFLEAGVPPERFAIDAIDISYESIAKAQRGIYTKNSFRGKAWIDPRRYFQPTSEGFELSAFIRQRVHFQQGNVMTVLTRLTKQYDIIFCRNLLIYLHPEACSQVLQAIDQRLLSGGLLFLGASETGQLATSPHYTSIRRPFTFGFRKVAVDLLPTSPSQKSLKKRTQPRLSVPKSPQSAPNLREQSPKVERQLAPLPLQSQAPTQLQSDQDLYDLDTARTLANAGQLTTAATLCQTYLSQHRTSAAAYLLLGQIYQATKEDTQAEKCFQKALYLEPNSHEALVHLVLLKQHQGDLISAQILQQRIQRLQHSLEAGVQ
- a CDS encoding methyl-accepting chemotaxis protein, translating into MLPRVAKIETSRITAEKILSQRIQENTKASEQAGQFLRLLVLVGTALTILAIVLFGLWAILPIRRQLPKVVHAAENIAAGDLTQPIMVTQDKSEIGQLMVAFQRMEKHLHSLIYQTQKSGVQISTSVTQIAAAGKQLEATVAEQLASTNEVTANAHQIAASARELVNTMEQVAELSQSTALAAGASQEDLTHMESVMRKLSEATQSIATKFGVMSEKASNINSVVTAINKVADQTNLLSLNAAIEAEKAGEYGAGFAVVAREIRRLADQTAVATLEIAQMIKEMQSAVSTGVVEMDKFNQSMVLSVADVGRISDQIARVIHQVQGLTPQFDQVNQTMEEQSLGAQQISEAMEQLSEASQQTADALRETNQALEGLDGVAHGLRSEIARFRTA